In Diaphorobacter ruginosibacter, the genomic stretch TTTGCCTCTGTGCCCTGGCACGGTCGGCACGCATGAGAACGAACGCACCCGCGCCATCGGTGACAAGGCAGCAGTCGCGGACCGTGAGCGGTGTGGAAATCATGCGCGAGCCGAGCACGTCGTCGATGCTCAGGGGATCGCGCATGTACGCTTCAGGATTGAGTTGAGCCCAGCGGCGCGCGGCGACAGCGACCTCCGCGAGCTGTTCGCGCGTGGTGCCGAACTCATGCATGTGGCGAGACGCTGCGAGTGCATAGGCCGTGGGCGGCAGCATGGGCTGGTATGGATGCTCGTAGGGCAGCGGGTCGACCAGCCTGAACGCCTCGGTCATGCCCTTGCGCGAGAACGTGCCGGTTTTCTGCGTGCTGCCGTAGCAGACCAGCACGGCGGTGCACTGTCCGCTCTCGAGAGCCATCATCGCAGGCATCAGGTGCGCGATGAAGCTCGATCCACCCAGCATGGTGCTGTCGATGAACTGAGGGCGCAGACCCAGGTACTCGGCGACGGGCAACGCCCACATGCTGGCGGCCGAACTGCAGGTGGCGAGGCCGTCGATGTCCCGCATCGTGAGGCCCGCATCGGCGACGGCCCGGGTGGCCGCCTGCGCGAGAATCTCCATCGCGGAGAATCCGCGTGCTTCGCCGATGCCGGCCTGTCCCACTCCGACGATCGCGGACTTTCCGCGTAGATCCTTCAGGCTCATGGCATACCTCCGTTCGCGGGCTCGAAGACCACGAGCGGCTTGCCGTCGCGCTCCATGATACGGGCACGAAGCGGCATGCCGATCTTCACGGCGTGCTGGTCGCACCCGATCACGTGGCTCATCATGCGTGCGCCTTCCTCCAGGTCGACCAGCACCACGGCGTAGTCGCTGTCCGTTCCCGGCTTGCCCATGACCACGCTGCATGCATACACCGTGCCCTTGCCGCTGGCCTGGCGCCAACTGAGCTGCGTGCCGCCGCAATGCGGACACAGCACACGCGGATAGAAAAGATGGCGCGCGCAACTGCCGCATTGCTGGATGCGGAATTCACCTTGCGCGAGATAGTCCTGAAAGACCGCGTCCGGGCCAGCGGGTGCTGCCGATGCGGAAGGGGGGAGCTCATGGGTCATGCGGTCCTCATTGCTGCAGGAACTTCGTAGGTGGAGATCGGCCGGCCTTCGGCCACCAGGCGCTCAAGCAGCGGCGCAGGTGTCCATAGTTCGCCATGCACGCGGTGGAATTCGCGGATGCGCTCGAGCACCCTGGGCAGGCCCACGGTATCGGCGTGGAACAGCGGGCCGCCACGCACCGCGGGGAAGCTGTAGCCATTCACATAGATCACGTCGATGTCGCTGCCGCGCTGCGCGACACCGTCTTCGAGAATGCGTGCGGCCTCGTTGACCAGCGCATACATGGTGCGCTCGATGATCTCTTCGTCGGTGATGGCGCGGCGCGTGATGCCGGATTCCGCGGCGCAGGCGTTAATGATCTCCTCGACCTTGGGGTCGGGGATGGGCGCACGGCTGCCCGCTTCATA encodes the following:
- a CDS encoding thiolase; the protein is MSLKDLRGKSAIVGVGQAGIGEARGFSAMEILAQAATRAVADAGLTMRDIDGLATCSSAASMWALPVAEYLGLRPQFIDSTMLGGSSFIAHLMPAMMALESGQCTAVLVCYGSTQKTGTFSRKGMTEAFRLVDPLPYEHPYQPMLPPTAYALAASRHMHEFGTTREQLAEVAVAARRWAQLNPEAYMRDPLSIDDVLGSRMISTPLTVRDCCLVTDGAGAFVLMRADRARAQRQKPVYVLGNATAVWNRQISSMENLTVTSASESGRRAFEMAGLKPSDVDVVGLYDAFTINTLLFLEDLGFCKKGEAGPFVENGGIAPGGRLPVNTNGGGLSCVHPGMYGIFLVIEAVRQLRGECGERQVPDAKIALAHGNGGTLSSQSTALFGLEETL
- a CDS encoding Zn-ribbon domain-containing OB-fold protein; protein product: MTHELPPSASAAPAGPDAVFQDYLAQGEFRIQQCGSCARHLFYPRVLCPHCGGTQLSWRQASGKGTVYACSVVMGKPGTDSDYAVVLVDLEEGARMMSHVIGCDQHAVKIGMPLRARIMERDGKPLVVFEPANGGMP